Within Anopheles ziemanni chromosome 2, idAnoZiCoDA_A2_x.2, whole genome shotgun sequence, the genomic segment CCTTCTTCGATCAGGCCTGTAAAATCGATGCTGCATTGATGGGAAATTCACAAAATTCACAAGTCGATTTCACGTCTCACTTTGTTGAACCATCGTTCAAAACGCGTTTATTGACGCGTAGCTTATGGACAGACTAAGTTAATTGTTTAACTTCTGTTTCGCACAATCTAACAATCTGTTTCGCTTCTGCTGGTAGATGGCTGGCGGTCACTAAGAATATTTCCGACGTGTTTTTCGTAAGTAGGGATACTGTCTTCCATCATAATTGTTATCGAAAGGCCATCTGCATACAGACCATCAATGACCGTCGACGGAATTGTTTATTCTAGGCTACTTTTTTGACCGATGTCGCGCATGATTTCGCAATCTACCGTCTTCGATAAAGCCACATTAACTCTGAACCACTACACAACTTCCCTCGACCCCGCTAATGGACACTACTTACCCATGAATCCGGCGGGATAGTTCGGATCGGTGCGGACCTTGCCATCGATCTTGATGTGACGCTGCATCACAATCTTCGTGACCTCGCTGTTGGTCAGGGCGTACTTCAGACGGTTACGCAGGAAAATCACAAGCGGCAGCGACTCGCGCAGCTTGTGTGGGCCGGCAGACGGACGCGGCGCGAAGGTACCGCCGGTCTTGTCCAACATCCATCCTCGTGGAGCATTCAAACGCTTCAAATGTTTCTTCGGTCCGCGCGCCTACAAGTGCATAAGAGTAGAAGAATATGTAGATATTGACACATGAAATGACGATCAATGCAACATCGAAGAAGGGTGTAAACCAATAGCCTAGTTGTTTCCCCCTAACCTGCCAGCATAGTACGAAATGAGGAACTGATGGTTGAGTTTTACAAGCAATTTATAGCTACATCTCGTATCCAATGCACGACAGAGGTCATTGTTTCATCCCATCGTGGCGATCGAACAGTTGGTTTGCAGCCGGCGATACGTAGAGCATAGATAGCCGTCGAGATGGTAGACGATATTCTCCGGCATCCAAATATCAACAACTGCTTACATGTGGCACCACTGCATGCCTATTTTCTCACATAAAACAACCTCTAAACCACCGTATTTCACATGAAATTCGTTGCACCACGTATCACTCACGCATTGATAGCACAATCAAGGGGAAACATTGCACATTTACAGgctattttacaaaaattcaCCCCAAAACGCCTTGCACGTTACTTACCATCTTGATAGTTTagggcgaaaagaaaactacaAAAGACAAGATGCCGGAAGTTGTCAATTGGAGTTCAGTGGATCACCGGTGTTGACGTTTGCGGAAGTTTTGCGCCACCTAGCGCGAATAATGGAAACTATATAACTTGGGGTGTATGACCCAGAATTaacaaattataattttcattatttgttttataactcGTTTGATTActgtaaaaaaattatttaacatttATTCACATTTTTTGACAATAAAACAGATATTATAACGTCAATCCTCAAATGATGTAATCGTCAATGGTCATATGTTTTTTCACCGGGCCAAGTGGTTGTCATAAAcgtcaaaaattaaaatcgataAAAGATATTTTGAATCGGCCTGTATGGACGGTTGGTTATCTTTTCAGAAAATCTAAATTATTGCTGTGTCTTTATATTGATATTCTTATTTTCCAACTTTCAAACGTTCTTTACAATGTGGAGGAAACATCCACTGTACtataaattgtgcattctGTAAAAATAATACAGCGTTGCATTATTCAATGATATCAACTGCCTTGCGCTTGCGTCTTTTTAGGGCCCATTATCCATAGCGATACCTGCTCCACAACAAATCGTTGTGGTGTAATATGATATTTTTCATTAGAAGAAAACTTTAACATCCAAATGAGTTCCAGAATATACTAAGAtggaattaaaagaaatacGTCGAGCTTTTACCATCAAACCGGGCTCGGACCCACCAGATTCGACGCCGGAGGACCTTTCGGTGATGAGTCGATTCAATAGCTTCTCTCTGCATGAGAGCAAAGGCAGTGAAAAGCAAACGACGAAAATAACTTCCTCCTCGGAGGAACATGTAAGTCGACAACAACAAACCCTCGAGCTAACCGGCTACCGGCGGATTCGTACCGTAGGTCAGGGATCATTCGGTGTCGCCATCCTCTACGAGCGCCGCTCGGATGGCCAACAGGTGGTTATGAAGCAGATAGCCCTAAACGACCTTACCGTGCCCGAGCGTAAAATGGCCATGAACGAGGTGGAGGTATTCTCGCAGCTCCATCATCCGAACATCATCGCCTACCACGGTTCGTCGGTACGTGGCGAACTGCTGCTGATCGAAATGGAGTACGCGGACGGTGGAACGTTGGCGCAGCTATTGGCGGAACGAAGTCACGGTGAGCCACTTCCGGAACGATTTGTGTTGAACATTTTCGAGCAGCTTGTTAGTGCCATTAGCTACATGCACTCGCAGAGCATACTACACCGGGACCTGAAGACGGCAAATGTATTTCTACACGGGCGTGGTACAGTGAAGGTCGGTGACTTTGGAATATCGAAGATCATAAACACCAAAGTGCATGCCCAGACTGTTCTGGGCACGCCGTATTATTTTAGCCCTGAAATGGTAAGGCAAGTGTAACCGTTTGCAGTATTAAGTGCACTACACCATTTCCACCGCTTGTTCTCACTTTCATTCAGTGCGAAGGCAAAGTTTACGATGAAAAGAGTGATATTTGGGCGCTCGGATGTATCCTTGGCGAAATGTGCTGCCTGAAGAAGGCCTTCACAGCGACGAACCTCTCTGAGTTGGTGACCAAAATTATGACCGCCGAGTATGTACCGCTCCCGGGTGGTTACTCCGATTCTCTTCGTCACGTGCTAGCGTTAATGTTTCGAATCGATCCGACGGCACGACCCTCCGCATCCGAGTTGCTCCAGTACTGGATACCGCTTGTCTATAGGAAGTTGGGAACAACAGAAAGGTTAGCATAAAGCAGCATACTTGTTTATCCCGGAAAATGTAAGTTACCCTTCTCTTATAGTGATTTTCAGAACGTCAGTGGTTGCCTGATTGCCGCCAAACAAGGTTTGCCCGTTGAGGCAAAGTTGTCCACCAACCGCACGGACTCGTATCCAGGATCCACGGTTTTAATAACGGATAATTCATCCAAAATGGTGCCCATGGAACGTACAGTCCTCTACCAACTTCACTCGTTCGGCACATCATCGTCGATGGCTCCTCTGCATTTACCGCCTACATTAAACATCAGGAGTGTGGCAACACGCGGACAACATTTTGTAGCTGTTATGGAAggtaaatatattttccttGGCCTACTGTTTGAAGGTTCGCTGTACTTCATATATCAATTTCTGCTAACTAGATGGAAGTGTCTACA encodes:
- the LOC131294398 gene encoding serine/threonine-protein kinase Nek8, producing MELKEIRRAFTIKPGSDPPDSTPEDLSVMSRFNSFSLHESKGSEKQTTKITSSSEEHVSRQQQTLELTGYRRIRTVGQGSFGVAILYERRSDGQQVVMKQIALNDLTVPERKMAMNEVEVFSQLHHPNIIAYHGSSVRGELLLIEMEYADGGTLAQLLAERSHGEPLPERFVLNIFEQLVSAISYMHSQSILHRDLKTANVFLHGRGTVKVGDFGISKIINTKVHAQTVLGTPYYFSPEMCEGKVYDEKSDIWALGCILGEMCCLKKAFTATNLSELVTKIMTAEYVPLPGGYSDSLRHVLALMFRIDPTARPSASELLQYWIPLVYRKLGTTERLLPFSYSDFQNVSGCLIAAKQGLPVEAKLSTNRTDSYPGSTVLITDNSSKMVPMERTVLYQLHSFGTSSSMAPLHLPPTLNIRSVATRGQHFVAVMEDGSVYSWGEGHNGQLGHDALETWHHIPMRIEAIKQYRIVGATVGEGFTILQTDTGTLLSCGDNSHGCLGHGNKNALLVPKPIVKLDGSPVVQVSSGTTHVLALTESGLVYSWGSSSHGALALGKRITVALEPERVILPQLVQNAREVYAGPDCTILITRQDDCYCCGSNAGNRLGLGRKVLGTNTLRRVPLDIGRQKIVAVSVEATHAAFLLESGYLVTLGDNAHGQRGAGHRLQLSQPTIVGQLKSRFIVNVKTSQTYTVATTDDNCVVLWGTRMGTPDDGTGNTSDTFDRNNNAERPCLATIANNTVALANILTSIYKHETILDPTDILALYTSKDQQDRDLYVKLLDVHPLPHSILVLVKTNCPLV